A stretch of the Amycolatopsis sp. BJA-103 genome encodes the following:
- a CDS encoding ABC transporter ATP-binding protein: protein MTRELLPTADGKRIRAVLGELLRTSKGRAAGALTMLVGATAIGLLTARLLGQIVDLVVEKRPATELTTPVVALVLVAVAQAIATAVGVSLTARLGETLLAELRERFVDRALSLPLEQVERAGSGDLTARVTNDVMVVARAVRDALPELGRSALTIVLTLGALAVLDWRFLLAALLATPIQLHTVRWYVRNAVPLYAKQRIATGSQQQQLLDTIGGAKTVRAFRLADAHVERVRQRSEGAMELMLRGVRLMTTFFARLNLAEFVGLSAVLAAGFLLVGADAVTIGAATAAALYFHSLFGPINTALALVDDAQAAAASLARLIGVADLPAPREPERPAKPLDASVKAAGVSHSYVDGHPVLRDVDLSLAPGERVALVGASGAGKTTLAKLIAGIHTPGSGTVSVGGVPLDELGPSATRQAVALISQEVHVFAGSLSDDLRLAKPGASDAELLAALEKVGARGWAEALGDGLATVVGEGGHQLTVTQSQQLALARLVLADPPIAILDEATAEAGSAGAKTLEAAAAAALEGRTGLVVAHRLTQAAASDRVVVLDAGAVVESGTHDELVASGGQYATLWAAWSDNRSRT from the coding sequence ATGACCCGCGAGCTCCTCCCCACCGCCGACGGCAAGCGGATCCGCGCCGTCCTCGGCGAACTGCTCCGCACCTCGAAGGGCCGTGCCGCCGGCGCGCTCACGATGCTCGTCGGCGCGACCGCGATCGGGCTGCTCACCGCCCGCCTGCTCGGCCAGATCGTCGATCTCGTCGTCGAGAAGCGTCCCGCGACCGAGCTGACCACCCCGGTGGTCGCGCTCGTCCTGGTCGCCGTCGCGCAGGCGATCGCGACGGCGGTGGGTGTCTCGCTGACCGCGAGGCTCGGCGAAACCCTGTTGGCGGAGCTGCGCGAGCGGTTCGTCGACAGGGCCTTGAGCCTGCCTCTCGAGCAGGTCGAACGCGCGGGCTCCGGCGACCTGACCGCGCGGGTCACCAACGACGTCATGGTGGTCGCGAGGGCGGTCCGCGACGCCTTGCCCGAGCTCGGCCGCTCGGCGCTCACCATCGTGCTGACGCTCGGCGCCCTCGCCGTCCTCGACTGGCGATTCCTCCTGGCCGCGCTGCTGGCGACGCCGATCCAGCTGCACACCGTGCGCTGGTACGTCCGCAACGCCGTCCCGTTGTACGCGAAGCAGCGGATCGCGACGGGATCGCAGCAGCAGCAACTGCTCGACACGATCGGCGGCGCGAAGACCGTCCGCGCGTTCCGGCTCGCCGACGCCCACGTGGAGCGGGTCCGGCAGCGATCCGAGGGCGCGATGGAGCTGATGCTGCGCGGCGTCCGGCTGATGACGACGTTCTTCGCCCGGCTGAACCTCGCCGAGTTCGTCGGCCTCTCGGCGGTGCTCGCGGCCGGTTTCCTGCTGGTGGGCGCCGACGCGGTGACCATCGGCGCGGCGACGGCGGCGGCGTTGTACTTCCACAGCCTGTTCGGGCCGATCAACACCGCGCTGGCGCTGGTGGACGACGCGCAGGCCGCCGCAGCGAGCCTCGCCCGGCTGATCGGCGTCGCCGACCTGCCTGCCCCGCGCGAGCCCGAACGGCCCGCGAAACCCCTTGACGCGTCGGTGAAGGCGGCCGGGGTCTCCCATTCCTATGTGGACGGACACCCGGTACTGCGCGACGTCGACCTGAGCCTCGCCCCCGGCGAGCGGGTCGCGCTGGTCGGCGCGAGCGGAGCCGGGAAGACGACGCTGGCCAAACTGATCGCCGGGATCCACACCCCGGGGTCGGGCACGGTCTCCGTCGGCGGGGTCCCGCTCGACGAACTCGGGCCGTCCGCCACCCGGCAGGCCGTCGCGCTGATCAGTCAGGAGGTGCACGTCTTCGCCGGTTCGCTGTCGGACGATCTCCGCCTGGCCAAGCCCGGCGCGTCGGACGCGGAACTGCTGGCGGCACTGGAAAAGGTCGGCGCGCGCGGATGGGCCGAGGCGTTGGGCGACGGTCTCGCGACCGTGGTCGGCGAAGGCGGGCATCAACTGACCGTCACCCAATCCCAGCAGCTGGCGCTGGCCAGGCTGGTCCTCGCGGACCCGCCGATCGCGATCCTCGACGAGGCCACCGCCGAAGCCGGAAGCGCGGGCGCGAAAACCCTCGAAGCCGCCGCGGCCGCCGCACTCGAAGGCCGGACCGGTCTCGTCGTCGCGCACCGGCTGACCCAAGCGGCGGCCTCGGACCGCGTCGTCGTGCTCGACGCGGGCGCGGTCGTCGAAAGCGGGACGCACGACGAGCTCGTGGCCTCCGGTGGTCAGTACGCAACGCTGTGGGCGGCCTGGTCGGACAACCGTTCACGGACGTGA
- a CDS encoding iron-siderophore ABC transporter substrate-binding protein, with protein MARISTLSAARGRLKTAGVLASTLVLAATLTACGGGGESATPAAQNSAGGAVDANAFPTTIEHKYGSTTITQEPKRVVTVGLTEQDALLALGVVPVGVTEWLGKFPGTIAPWATDKLGGAALPEVLKDVDGPQYEKIAALKPDLIIALYSGLTKEQYDKLGQIGVPVVAQPKEYNDYGIPWQEATKKVGQAVGRSTKANELVKGVEDKFAQVRKEHPEFAGKSGLMASTYEGYFVYGSQDPRSRILESLGFKLPADLDAAIGDKFGKAISAERTDLLDRDALVWLIDTPAKAQEIFGKDALYTGLKVAKEKREILIENEGTYGSAVSFVTVLSLPYVVDRIVPQLAAAVDGDPKTEVKPAS; from the coding sequence ATGGCCCGAATCTCCACCCTCTCCGCTGCGCGGGGGCGCCTGAAGACCGCCGGCGTGCTGGCGTCCACCCTGGTGCTGGCCGCCACGCTCACCGCATGCGGAGGTGGCGGAGAATCGGCCACCCCGGCCGCGCAGAACTCCGCGGGCGGCGCCGTCGACGCGAACGCGTTCCCGACCACGATCGAGCACAAGTACGGCAGCACCACCATCACCCAGGAGCCCAAACGCGTCGTCACGGTCGGCCTGACCGAGCAGGACGCGCTGCTCGCCCTCGGCGTGGTCCCGGTCGGGGTCACGGAGTGGCTCGGCAAGTTCCCCGGCACCATCGCCCCGTGGGCGACCGACAAGCTCGGCGGCGCCGCGCTGCCCGAGGTCCTCAAGGACGTCGATGGACCGCAGTACGAGAAGATCGCCGCGCTCAAGCCGGACCTGATCATCGCGCTGTACTCCGGGCTCACCAAGGAGCAGTACGACAAACTGGGCCAGATCGGCGTCCCGGTAGTCGCGCAGCCCAAGGAGTACAACGACTACGGCATCCCGTGGCAGGAGGCGACCAAGAAGGTCGGCCAGGCCGTCGGACGCTCGACCAAGGCGAACGAACTGGTCAAGGGCGTCGAGGACAAGTTCGCCCAGGTCCGTAAGGAGCACCCGGAGTTCGCGGGCAAGTCGGGCCTGATGGCCTCGACCTACGAGGGCTACTTCGTCTACGGCAGCCAGGACCCGCGCTCGCGCATCCTCGAATCACTCGGCTTCAAGCTGCCCGCCGACCTCGACGCCGCGATCGGCGACAAGTTCGGCAAGGCCATCAGCGCCGAGCGGACCGACCTGCTCGACCGCGACGCGCTCGTGTGGCTCATCGACACCCCGGCCAAGGCGCAGGAGATCTTCGGCAAGGACGCGCTCTACACCGGCCTGAAGGTGGCGAAGGAAAAGCGTGAGATCCTGATCGAGAACGAAGGCACCTACGGCAGCGCCGTCTCCTTCGTGACCGTGCTGAGCCTGCCTTACGTGGTCGACCGGATCGTCCCGCAGCTCGCCGCCGCTGTCGACGGCGATCCGAAGACCGAGGTCAAACCCGCTTCCTGA
- a CDS encoding FecCD family ABC transporter permease — MSTRVLRTPGGGLSLRVTPRAAIVVVVLAVAVFFVGAVSMTTGDYPLSVGEVIQTLFGFGDRSTEFIVTTLRLPRLLTALLVGGALAVSGAILQSLSGNPLGSPDFIGFTEGAAAGALLTIVVVHGGMLQVSFGALVGGVVTAALIALLAFKRGVHAFRLILVGIGVNAMLIAFNSYLITRAAQQDGLAAQAWLVGGLNGRGWEHVVPVAIAIAVLLPPAFVYGRRLSLLEMGDDSAKGLGVPVERSRLVLLGVSVGLCSIATAAAGPIAFLALAAPQLAKRLTRSSGPGLAAAALMGMLLLVMSDLITQQLFAGLPVGLVTGAIGGLYLAWLLVSRRGVSRSAR; from the coding sequence ATGAGCACCCGCGTCCTGCGCACCCCGGGCGGCGGACTTTCCCTGCGGGTCACCCCGAGGGCGGCGATCGTCGTCGTCGTGCTGGCCGTCGCCGTGTTCTTCGTCGGCGCGGTCAGCATGACCACCGGCGACTACCCGCTGTCCGTCGGCGAGGTCATCCAGACGCTGTTCGGTTTCGGCGACCGGAGCACCGAGTTCATCGTGACCACCCTGCGGCTGCCGCGGCTGCTGACCGCGCTGCTGGTCGGCGGCGCGCTCGCGGTCAGTGGCGCGATCCTGCAGAGTCTTTCCGGGAATCCCTTGGGCAGCCCCGATTTCATCGGCTTCACCGAAGGCGCCGCAGCCGGCGCGCTGCTGACGATCGTCGTGGTGCACGGCGGGATGCTCCAAGTCTCTTTCGGCGCGCTGGTCGGCGGAGTGGTGACAGCGGCGCTGATCGCGCTGCTCGCGTTCAAACGCGGCGTGCACGCCTTCCGGCTGATCCTCGTCGGGATCGGCGTGAACGCGATGCTCATCGCGTTCAACTCCTACCTGATCACCCGGGCCGCCCAGCAGGACGGCCTGGCGGCGCAGGCCTGGCTGGTCGGCGGGCTGAACGGACGCGGCTGGGAGCACGTCGTGCCGGTGGCGATCGCGATCGCCGTCCTGCTCCCGCCCGCCTTCGTCTACGGCAGAAGGCTTTCCCTGCTGGAGATGGGCGACGACTCGGCCAAGGGGCTCGGCGTGCCGGTCGAACGGAGCAGGCTGGTGCTCCTCGGTGTCAGCGTCGGGCTGTGTTCGATCGCGACGGCGGCCGCCGGTCCGATCGCGTTCCTGGCCCTCGCCGCGCCTCAGCTGGCGAAACGGCTCACGCGCTCGTCCGGACCCGGGCTCGCCGCGGCCGCGCTGATGGGCATGCTCCTGCTGGTGATGAGCGACCTGATCACCCAGCAGTTGTTCGCCGGGCTGCCCGTCGGTCTCGTGACCGGGGCGATCGGCGGGCTGTACCTGGCCTGGCTGCTGGTGTCCCGGCGCGGGGTCAGCCGGTCTGCGCGCTGA
- a CDS encoding IS30 family transposase, with product MLGVGELPREVKVGFWGLVRAGLPAKPAAQVLGIGHTTCSRWFREAGGVMSNAPRLLSDRFLSLAEREEIMVLRARGESQAEIGRILGRSAGTISRELARNTVAGREYRASVAQAAAARRAKRPKVAKLAVDGHLRDLVQDGLLQKWSPQQVSKVLRENYADHPELQVSHETIYQALYVQSRGALRRELTACLRTGRALRKPQRQAQVRRERAPGRIQGMVNISERPAEVEDRAVPGHWEGDLICGTGHGSAIGTLVERTTRFVMLLHLPDGRDAATVAEAMAAMIATLPESMMASLTWDQGKEMAHHTRITAETGVQVYFADPHSPWQRGTNENTNGLLRQYFPKRTDLSVYSAEYLAAAAAQLNERPRKTLGWLTPAECLRRLLFPDETTSIATTS from the coding sequence GTGCTGGGTGTTGGGGAGTTGCCGCGTGAGGTGAAGGTCGGGTTCTGGGGGTTGGTGCGGGCTGGGTTGCCGGCGAAGCCGGCGGCCCAGGTGCTCGGGATCGGTCATACGACGTGTTCACGGTGGTTCCGTGAGGCTGGCGGGGTGATGAGCAACGCACCCCGCTTGTTGTCGGACCGGTTCCTGTCGCTGGCCGAACGCGAGGAGATCATGGTTCTGCGGGCGCGGGGTGAGTCCCAGGCGGAGATCGGCAGGATTCTCGGGCGGAGCGCTGGGACGATCTCTCGGGAGCTGGCCCGTAACACCGTGGCGGGTCGGGAGTATCGGGCCAGCGTGGCCCAGGCCGCGGCGGCGCGGCGAGCGAAGCGGCCGAAGGTCGCCAAACTCGCCGTCGACGGTCACCTGCGGGACCTGGTGCAGGACGGGTTGTTGCAGAAATGGTCTCCTCAGCAGGTCAGTAAAGTCTTGCGGGAGAACTACGCGGACCACCCGGAGTTACAGGTGTCGCACGAAACGATCTACCAAGCGCTCTACGTGCAATCCCGCGGCGCGCTGCGCCGTGAGCTCACCGCATGTCTGCGGACCGGGCGGGCGTTGCGTAAACCGCAGCGTCAGGCTCAGGTGCGCAGGGAACGGGCGCCGGGACGGATCCAGGGGATGGTCAACATCTCCGAGCGTCCCGCCGAGGTTGAGGACCGGGCGGTGCCGGGACACTGGGAAGGTGATCTGATCTGCGGGACCGGGCACGGTTCGGCGATCGGGACGCTGGTGGAGCGCACCACCCGGTTCGTGATGTTGCTGCACTTGCCCGACGGGCGTGACGCGGCGACGGTGGCCGAGGCGATGGCGGCGATGATCGCGACTCTGCCCGAGTCGATGATGGCGTCGCTGACGTGGGATCAGGGCAAGGAAATGGCTCACCACACCAGGATCACCGCGGAGACCGGGGTGCAGGTCTACTTCGCTGATCCGCACTCGCCCTGGCAGCGGGGGACCAACGAGAACACCAACGGGTTGCTGCGGCAGTACTTTCCCAAGAGAACCGACCTCTCGGTCTATTCCGCGGAGTACCTCGCCGCGGCCGCCGCACAGCTCAACGAACGACCGCGTAAGACACTCGGCTGGCTAACACCAGCCGAGTGCCTGCGGCGGCTACTCTTCCCAGACGAAACAACCAGCATTGCAACCACCAGTTGA
- a CDS encoding DinB family protein, with the protein MSNTSSSVAGPVDRSWPDAIAEDEAGIQWDFLRFLRATAVNKVAGLTREQAAATPLPASPRTSALGVLKHLTAVERWWLSIEAGGADLPSLWEGSPDPSWDLADADDPRSVVEAYRAEWAFSESSLAGVSPDERARRSGKFTVRWVLAHVLQETARHVGHLDVLRELADGTVGE; encoded by the coding sequence ATGTCGAACACGAGTTCGAGTGTCGCCGGGCCGGTGGATCGGTCCTGGCCGGACGCCATCGCCGAAGACGAGGCCGGGATCCAGTGGGACTTCCTGCGCTTCCTCCGCGCCACCGCGGTGAACAAGGTCGCGGGGCTGACCAGGGAACAGGCGGCCGCGACGCCGTTGCCCGCGTCCCCGAGGACGAGCGCGCTGGGAGTGCTCAAACACCTGACCGCGGTGGAGCGCTGGTGGCTTTCGATCGAGGCGGGCGGCGCAGACCTGCCGTCGCTGTGGGAAGGCTCACCGGATCCGAGCTGGGACCTGGCCGATGCGGACGACCCGCGCTCGGTCGTCGAGGCCTACCGGGCCGAGTGGGCGTTTTCGGAGTCGTCGCTGGCCGGGGTCTCGCCGGACGAGCGGGCGCGCCGGTCGGGGAAGTTCACCGTCCGATGGGTGCTCGCGCACGTCCTGCAGGAGACCGCGCGGCACGTCGGGCACCTGGACGTCTTGCGGGAGCTGGCCGACGGCACGGTCGGCGAATAG
- a CDS encoding ABC transporter ATP-binding protein, whose protein sequence is MPATATTSRSVLRQAISGQRRQVTVASVLAACHQGGEALVPVIIGVVIDQAVAGGSAGTLVFWLAVLGVVFAGLSYSYRFAARAAEGASLRAAHDIRLAISRRVLHPGGGAESGKLAGELVNIGTSDAQRVGVVNAALPFGIAALAGVLVSAVALLRISLPLGLLVLLGTPPLLYLAHLIGKPLERRSEAEQERSAHASGVATDLVSGLRVLKGIGAEPAAVARYRETSQNSLQATLRAARAKAWHDGAVLALTGIFIAIVALVGGNLASSGSISVGDLVAAVGLAQFLLTPFLIFGWVNGELAQGRASASRVADLLTTPTAVEAGDGELPSPPTGNVRFTEVSYGSLRGVDLEIPAGQLIGVVATDPATATDLLDCLGRAGDPAEGKVHVDGVDLSTVDPERVREVVLVAAHDADLFEGTLAENVHAGGSSSDEALAASAADEVAAALPDGTATAVTERGRSLSGGQRQRVALARALAADAPVLVVHDPTTAVDTVTEAKIATGLARLRQGRTTILVTTSPALLAVTDRVVVLDGGRVTGEGGHADLARDRADYRAAVLS, encoded by the coding sequence GTGCCCGCAACGGCCACCACCAGCCGGAGCGTTCTGCGCCAGGCGATTTCCGGGCAGCGACGGCAAGTCACCGTCGCATCCGTGCTCGCCGCCTGCCATCAAGGCGGTGAAGCACTCGTCCCGGTGATCATCGGCGTGGTCATCGACCAGGCCGTCGCCGGCGGTTCGGCGGGCACGCTCGTGTTCTGGCTCGCCGTACTCGGCGTGGTCTTCGCGGGACTGTCCTATAGCTACCGGTTCGCCGCGCGCGCGGCCGAAGGCGCCTCGCTCCGGGCGGCGCACGACATCCGTCTCGCGATCAGCAGGCGCGTCCTGCATCCCGGTGGCGGCGCCGAAAGCGGCAAGCTGGCGGGCGAACTGGTCAACATCGGCACCAGCGACGCGCAACGGGTCGGGGTCGTGAACGCGGCGCTGCCGTTCGGGATCGCCGCGCTCGCCGGTGTCCTGGTCAGCGCCGTCGCCCTGCTGCGCATCTCGCTGCCGCTGGGCCTCCTGGTCCTTCTGGGCACACCTCCGTTGCTGTACCTCGCGCATCTGATCGGCAAGCCGCTGGAACGTCGCAGCGAAGCCGAACAGGAGCGGTCGGCGCACGCTTCGGGGGTCGCCACGGATCTGGTCTCCGGCCTGCGGGTCCTCAAAGGCATCGGGGCCGAACCGGCCGCCGTCGCCCGCTATCGCGAAACGAGCCAGAACTCGCTCCAGGCGACCTTGCGCGCCGCGCGGGCCAAGGCCTGGCACGACGGCGCGGTGCTCGCGCTGACCGGGATCTTCATCGCGATCGTCGCCCTGGTCGGCGGGAACCTCGCGTCGTCGGGGTCGATCAGCGTCGGCGACCTCGTCGCCGCTGTCGGGCTCGCCCAGTTCCTGCTCACCCCGTTCCTGATCTTCGGGTGGGTCAACGGCGAACTGGCCCAGGGCCGCGCCTCTGCGTCCCGGGTCGCCGACCTGCTGACCACGCCGACCGCGGTCGAGGCCGGTGACGGCGAACTCCCCTCGCCCCCCACCGGGAACGTCCGCTTCACCGAGGTCTCGTACGGCAGCCTCCGCGGTGTCGACCTCGAAATCCCCGCCGGTCAGCTGATCGGCGTCGTCGCCACCGACCCGGCCACCGCGACCGACCTGCTCGACTGCCTCGGCCGCGCGGGCGATCCCGCCGAGGGCAAGGTCCACGTCGACGGCGTCGACCTGTCCACTGTGGACCCCGAGCGCGTCCGGGAAGTCGTCCTGGTCGCCGCGCACGACGCGGACCTGTTCGAAGGAACGCTGGCGGAGAACGTCCACGCCGGTGGCTCCTCTTCCGACGAGGCCTTGGCCGCGTCGGCGGCGGACGAGGTCGCGGCGGCGTTGCCGGACGGCACCGCGACCGCGGTCACCGAACGCGGGCGCTCCCTTTCCGGCGGCCAGCGGCAGCGCGTCGCCCTTGCCCGCGCGCTCGCCGCGGACGCGCCGGTGCTCGTCGTCCACGACCCGACCACGGCGGTGGACACGGTGACCGAGGCGAAGATCGCCACCGGGCTCGCCCGGCTACGACAAGGACGGACCACGATCCTGGTGACCACGAGTCCCGCCCTCCTCGCCGTCACCGACCGCGTCGTCGTCCTCGACGGCGGCCGGGTCACGGGTGAGGGCGGCCACGCCGACCTCGCCCGCGATCGCGCCGACTACCGCGCGGCGGTGCTGTCATGA
- a CDS encoding MBL fold metallo-hydrolase yields MADRLYFRQLLAGRDFAVGDPVATQMVNFAYLIGDRETNEAVVVDPAYAVGDLLDLLESDGMRLTGVLATHHHPDHVGGEMMGFSLPGIAELLERVQVPIHVNGAEAEWVRRTTGVSGADLRSHEHDEVLEVGAVPIRLLHTPGHTPGSQCFLVDGRLVSGDTLFLEGCGRTDFPGGDAEAIYRSLQWLAGLDGDPVIYPGHQYSAEPSANLSRVKDTNFVFQPKSPDEWRLMFGG; encoded by the coding sequence ATGGCTGACAGGCTGTACTTCCGGCAGTTGCTCGCGGGCCGTGACTTCGCGGTGGGGGATCCGGTCGCGACGCAGATGGTCAACTTCGCTTACCTGATCGGCGACAGAGAGACGAACGAGGCCGTCGTCGTCGACCCGGCGTACGCCGTGGGTGATCTGCTCGACCTGCTGGAATCCGACGGCATGCGGCTCACCGGCGTCCTCGCCACGCATCACCACCCCGACCACGTCGGCGGCGAGATGATGGGCTTCTCACTGCCCGGGATCGCCGAACTGCTGGAGCGGGTCCAGGTGCCGATCCACGTCAACGGCGCGGAAGCCGAATGGGTCCGCCGCACCACCGGCGTCTCCGGAGCCGATCTGCGCTCGCACGAACACGACGAGGTCCTCGAGGTCGGCGCGGTGCCGATCCGCCTGTTGCACACGCCGGGACACACGCCCGGCAGCCAGTGCTTCCTCGTCGACGGCCGGCTCGTCTCGGGTGACACGTTGTTCCTCGAAGGCTGCGGACGGACCGACTTCCCCGGCGGTGATGCGGAAGCGATCTACCGGAGCCTGCAGTGGCTCGCCGGACTGGACGGGGATCCGGTCATCTACCCAGGACACCAGTACTCGGCCGAACCGTCGGCGAACCTTTCACGGGTGAAGGACACGAACTTCGTGTTCCAGCCGAAGTCTCCGGACGAATGGCGGCTGATGTTCGGCGGCTGA
- a CDS encoding FecCD family ABC transporter permease — protein sequence MVVTERAPAAASPPGTAARTFRAGGLVLGLALLALVFLLSIWVGSKSIPFTSTWSVLWHNDGSTDAVIIHDLRIPRTLLGVVVGAAFGLAGAVMQALTRNPLADPGLLGVNTGAAAAVVSGIAFVGVTSVLGYIWFAFAGAALASVLVYVLGSAGRSATPDRLVLAGSAVMAVLQAYIVGVLLLMPETFNQFRFWNVGSLSGRKWDVFWQISPFVVVGAIIALLLARPLNVLALGDQTGKALGAHVGRTRVLGAIVVMLLCGAGTAAIGPVLFLGLAVPHAARLLVGPDQRWVLPYSMLLAPIALIGADVVGRVLNPPEELQAGIVVAFLGAPVFIALCRRRKLARL from the coding sequence GTGGTCGTCACCGAACGCGCGCCCGCGGCGGCGTCCCCGCCGGGCACGGCGGCGCGGACGTTCCGCGCGGGCGGTCTGGTGCTCGGGCTCGCCCTGCTGGCGCTCGTGTTCCTGCTCAGCATCTGGGTGGGGTCGAAGAGCATCCCGTTCACCTCCACCTGGTCGGTGCTGTGGCACAACGACGGCTCGACCGACGCGGTGATCATCCACGACCTCCGCATCCCGCGGACCCTGCTGGGGGTCGTCGTCGGCGCGGCGTTCGGCCTGGCGGGCGCGGTGATGCAGGCGCTCACCCGGAACCCGCTCGCCGACCCCGGCCTGCTCGGGGTCAACACCGGCGCCGCGGCCGCGGTCGTCTCGGGGATCGCTTTCGTCGGTGTCACCAGCGTGCTCGGCTACATCTGGTTCGCCTTCGCGGGCGCGGCGCTCGCCTCGGTCCTGGTGTACGTCCTCGGCTCGGCCGGGCGCAGCGCCACCCCGGATCGCCTCGTGCTCGCCGGGTCGGCCGTGATGGCGGTGCTCCAGGCCTACATCGTCGGTGTCCTGTTGCTGATGCCCGAGACGTTCAACCAGTTCCGGTTCTGGAACGTCGGCTCGCTCAGCGGCCGGAAATGGGACGTGTTCTGGCAGATCTCGCCGTTCGTCGTGGTCGGCGCGATCATCGCGCTGCTGCTCGCCCGGCCGCTCAACGTCCTCGCGCTCGGAGACCAGACCGGCAAGGCCCTCGGCGCCCACGTCGGCCGCACCCGGGTGCTCGGTGCGATCGTGGTGATGCTGCTCTGCGGCGCGGGTACCGCGGCCATCGGGCCGGTCCTGTTCCTCGGTCTCGCCGTGCCGCACGCCGCGCGGCTGCTGGTCGGCCCGGATCAGCGCTGGGTCCTGCCGTACTCGATGCTGCTCGCGCCGATCGCGCTGATCGGCGCCGACGTCGTCGGCCGCGTGCTGAACCCACCGGAGGAACTGCAGGCGGGCATCGTGGTCGCGTTCCTCGGGGCGCCGGTGTTCATCGCGCTCTGCCGACGCAGGAAGCTGGCCCGGCTGTGA
- a CDS encoding MbtH family protein has translation MTNPFENPDGTYLVLVNDEGQHSLWPEFVEVPAGWTTKFGPASRPECLEYVETNWTDLRPASLVKAMES, from the coding sequence ATGACGAATCCGTTCGAGAACCCCGACGGCACGTATCTGGTGCTGGTCAACGACGAGGGGCAGCACAGCCTGTGGCCCGAGTTCGTCGAGGTCCCGGCGGGCTGGACCACGAAGTTCGGCCCGGCCTCGCGTCCGGAGTGCCTCGAGTACGTCGAGACCAACTGGACCGACCTGCGGCCCGCTTCGCTCGTCAAGGCCATGGAGTCCTGA
- a CDS encoding DMT family transporter: MWWGLVCAFFAACAYGVASVMQAIAAKATSGDEDRVDPKLLVRVLRQWKFVAGLALDVVGFVAQLAALRVLPLFVVQAALAGSLAVTAVAARTLGVRLGRREWTAVAVVCAGLALLGMSAESEGSAATGLGFRLVLVGAVIVLGTAGMLAGRAPRRIRTPALGLIAGLCFGVVALSGRVLTSLAPLDLLTDPATYTLAVAGALAMLFYATALQRGSVTTSTAMMVIGETVFPSLVGVIVLGDTTRPGFAAVAVVGFALAVSAALALARFGEPAPIEPVSAQTG, encoded by the coding sequence ATGTGGTGGGGACTTGTCTGCGCGTTCTTCGCGGCCTGTGCGTACGGCGTCGCTTCGGTGATGCAGGCGATAGCCGCGAAGGCGACTTCCGGTGACGAAGATCGTGTCGACCCCAAGCTCCTCGTCCGCGTGCTGCGGCAATGGAAGTTCGTCGCGGGCCTCGCGCTGGACGTCGTCGGTTTCGTCGCGCAGCTCGCCGCCCTGCGCGTGCTGCCGCTGTTCGTGGTCCAAGCCGCGCTGGCGGGAAGCCTCGCCGTGACGGCGGTCGCGGCGCGGACGCTCGGTGTCCGATTGGGACGTCGCGAGTGGACGGCGGTGGCGGTCGTCTGCGCCGGGCTCGCGCTGCTCGGCATGTCGGCGGAGAGCGAGGGCTCGGCGGCGACCGGGCTGGGCTTCCGGCTCGTGCTGGTGGGCGCGGTGATCGTGCTCGGCACCGCCGGGATGCTCGCCGGCCGCGCGCCGCGGCGGATCCGGACACCGGCGCTGGGCCTGATCGCCGGGCTGTGCTTCGGCGTGGTCGCCCTTTCCGGCCGCGTGCTCACCAGCCTCGCCCCGCTGGACCTGCTGACCGACCCGGCCACCTACACGCTCGCCGTGGCGGGCGCGCTGGCGATGTTGTTCTACGCCACCGCGCTGCAGCGGGGCAGTGTCACCACCTCGACCGCGATGATGGTGATCGGCGAGACCGTCTTCCCTTCCCTGGTCGGCGTGATCGTGCTGGGCGACACCACGAGGCCCGGCTTCGCGGCCGTGGCGGTGGTCGGGTTCGCCCTCGCGGTTTCGGCGGCGCTGGCCCTCGCCCGCTTCGGCGAACCCGCGCCGATCGAGCCGGTCAGCGCGCAGACCGGCTGA